From one Trachemys scripta elegans isolate TJP31775 chromosome 14, CAS_Tse_1.0, whole genome shotgun sequence genomic stretch:
- the COPRS gene encoding coordinator of PRMT5 and differentiation stimulator, whose product MEAPGARQREEEPLLGPEITVAAGDCTCHEEEELVKGGKIVNWRPRKGRLARNVSDGESHQSRFSHCPCYESDTTHSDSSGPPAKYLHDFDDFQSDLENWELDDEACIVSFPELKIDSQYEEEDWDKELEDAECNPYDAEDIDCGSHQENCLLASCAWQEESLYNPRCHHAAPLSLSSPNRMPEVGQFDDADD is encoded by the exons atggaggcgCCGGGGGCGCGGCAGCGGGAAGAGGAGCCGCTCCTAGGCCCGGAG ATAACGGTGGCTGCAGGTGACTGCACATGTCATGAGGAAGAAGAGCTTGTGAAGGGAGGGAAAATTGTGAATTGGAGGCCTAGAAAAG GCCGTTTGGCAAGGAACGTTTCTGATGGCGAGTCTCACCAGAGTAGATTTTCTCATTGCCCTTGCTATGAAAGTGACACTACTCATTCAGATTCCTCGGGGCCTCCTGCTAAATATCTTCATGACTTTGATGACTTCCAGAGTGACCTTGAGAACTGGGAGTTGGATGACGAAGCCTGCATTGTATCTTTCCCTGAGCTGAAAATTGATTCTCAGTACGAGGAAGAGGACTGGGATAAAGAATTGGAGGATGCTGAATGTAATCCATACG ACGCGGAAGATATCGACTGTGGTAGTCATCAGGAAAATTGTCTATTGGCATCATGTGCATGGCAAGAAGAATCATTGTATAACCCCAGGTGTCACCATGCAGCTCCACTCTCTCTGAGTTCGCCAAATAGAATGCCTGAGGTTGGCCAGTTTGATGATGCAGATGACTGA